The Aphis gossypii isolate Hap1 chromosome 3, ASM2018417v2, whole genome shotgun sequence genome includes a region encoding these proteins:
- the LOC114124550 gene encoding transcriptional repressor protein YY1-like isoform X1, with amino-acid sequence MASPADYMKTLKTEVDEDDELKLNEQIPVEMPCEIVETVVDQNGRQIIMTPVQGLTKNENTTMLLQGHHQHQHHNQHQHHHHQDMDDGQLTYVYESVVPQELYAQPESPGPSRFKKENTEDHYLAQSHPSPPEPIPIGRPRKWEQKQVQIRTLEGEFSVTMWASGTDDDYILEEVSNPEPDPDPDYEEYMTEQTISEEIPQINLSDPKQLSDFARPGHKSKAKKSYSSEMMDRTIACPNKNCSKMFRDNSAMRKHLHTHGPRVHVCAECGKAFVESSKLKRHQLVHTGEKPFQCTFEGCGKRFSLDFNLRTHVRIHTGDRPYVCPFDACNKKFAQSTNLKSHILTHAKANRHMSRPRPNRSISQVPDDLNQQYVNVEIPDVDHQHFIVYAE; translated from the exons atggCGTCGCCGGCAGATTACatgaaaacattgaaaactGAAGTCGACGAAGATGATGAATTGAAATTGAACGAGCAAATACCGGTGGAAATGCCGTGCGAAATCGTCGAGACCGTGGTTGATCAGAACGGCCGGCAAATAATTATGACGCCTGTCCAAGGGCTGACGAAAAACGAGAACACCACTATGCTTCTACAGGGCCATCATCAGCACCAGCACCATAACCAACACCAGCACCACCATCATCAAGATATGGATGATGGTCAGCTCACCTACGTTTACGAGAGTGTCGTACCCCAAGAGCTGTATGCCCAGCCTGAAAGCCCAGGACCGTCCAG gtttaagAAAGAAAATACAGAAGACCACTATTTAGCACAATCGCATCCATCACCTCCTGAACCAATACCAATTGGTCGACCAAGAAAATGGGAACAGAAGCAAGTTCAAATTCGAACATTGGAAGGAGAGTTTTCTGTTACTATGTGGGCTTCCGGGACAGATgatg attaCATTTTAGAAGAGGTTAGCAACCCTGAACCTGATCCTGATCCTGATTATGAAGAATATATGACTGAGCAAACAATTTCTGAAGAAATACCTCAAATAAACCTTAGTGATCCAAAACAACTCTCAGACTTTGCGAG ACCTGGTCATAAGTCAAAAgcaaaaaaatcttatagtTCAGAAATGATGGACCGCACTATTGCATGCCCTAACAAAAACTGCTCAAAAATGTTTCGCGATAACTCAGCTATGCGAAAGCATTTGCATACTCATGGACCACGTGTTCATGTGTGTGCAGAGTGTGGTAAGGCATTTGTTGAAAGTTCAAAACTTAAACGTCATCAATTAGTACATACTGGCGAAAAACCTTTTCAG TGTACTTTTGAAGGTTGTGGTAAGAGGTTTTCATTAGACTTCAATCTCAGAACACATGTGAGGATACATACAGGTGACCGACCATATGTGTGTCCATTTGATGCATGCAATAAAAAGTTTGCCCAATCAACTAACTTGAAGTCTCATATATTAACACATGCAAAAGCAAA tagacATATGTCACGACCAAGACCAAATCGGTCAATAAGCCAGGTACCAGATGATCTAAATCAACAGTATGTTAATGTTGAAATACCCGATGTTGATCATCagcattttattgtttatgctgaataa
- the LOC114124550 gene encoding transcriptional repressor protein YY1-like isoform X2: MASPADYMKTLKTEVDEDDELKLNEQIPVEMPCEIVETVVDQNGRQIIMTPVQGLTKNENTTMLLQGHHQHQHHNQHQHHHHQDMDDGQLTYVYESVVPQELYAQPESPGPSRFKKENTEDHYLAQSHPSPPEPIPIGRPRKWEQKQVQIRTLEGEFSVTMWASGTDDDYILEEVSNPEPDPDPDYEEYMTEQTISEEIPQINLSDPKQLSDFARPGHKSKAKKSYSSEMMDRTIACPNKNCSKMFRDNSAMRKHLHTHGPRVHVCAECGKAFVESSKLKRHQLVHTGEKPFQCTFEGCGKRFSLDFNLRTHVRIHTGDRPYVCPFDACNKKFAQSTNLKSHILTHAKAKHMSRPRPNRSISQVPDDLNQQYVNVEIPDVDHQHFIVYAE; this comes from the exons atggCGTCGCCGGCAGATTACatgaaaacattgaaaactGAAGTCGACGAAGATGATGAATTGAAATTGAACGAGCAAATACCGGTGGAAATGCCGTGCGAAATCGTCGAGACCGTGGTTGATCAGAACGGCCGGCAAATAATTATGACGCCTGTCCAAGGGCTGACGAAAAACGAGAACACCACTATGCTTCTACAGGGCCATCATCAGCACCAGCACCATAACCAACACCAGCACCACCATCATCAAGATATGGATGATGGTCAGCTCACCTACGTTTACGAGAGTGTCGTACCCCAAGAGCTGTATGCCCAGCCTGAAAGCCCAGGACCGTCCAG gtttaagAAAGAAAATACAGAAGACCACTATTTAGCACAATCGCATCCATCACCTCCTGAACCAATACCAATTGGTCGACCAAGAAAATGGGAACAGAAGCAAGTTCAAATTCGAACATTGGAAGGAGAGTTTTCTGTTACTATGTGGGCTTCCGGGACAGATgatg attaCATTTTAGAAGAGGTTAGCAACCCTGAACCTGATCCTGATCCTGATTATGAAGAATATATGACTGAGCAAACAATTTCTGAAGAAATACCTCAAATAAACCTTAGTGATCCAAAACAACTCTCAGACTTTGCGAG ACCTGGTCATAAGTCAAAAgcaaaaaaatcttatagtTCAGAAATGATGGACCGCACTATTGCATGCCCTAACAAAAACTGCTCAAAAATGTTTCGCGATAACTCAGCTATGCGAAAGCATTTGCATACTCATGGACCACGTGTTCATGTGTGTGCAGAGTGTGGTAAGGCATTTGTTGAAAGTTCAAAACTTAAACGTCATCAATTAGTACATACTGGCGAAAAACCTTTTCAG TGTACTTTTGAAGGTTGTGGTAAGAGGTTTTCATTAGACTTCAATCTCAGAACACATGTGAGGATACATACAGGTGACCGACCATATGTGTGTCCATTTGATGCATGCAATAAAAAGTTTGCCCAATCAACTAACTTGAAGTCTCATATATTAACACATGCAAAAGCAAA acATATGTCACGACCAAGACCAAATCGGTCAATAAGCCAGGTACCAGATGATCTAAATCAACAGTATGTTAATGTTGAAATACCCGATGTTGATCATCagcattttattgtttatgctgaataa